The following DNA comes from Riemerella anatipestifer ATCC 11845 = DSM 15868.
TTTTCAGTGCCAAGGCCAGCTGCAATGTTTGATGTTGATACTTTCATCATTGTTGGCGAAAAACTTACGGGACATAGTAGTTTGCCATCGGGACATTCTATTACTGTTTTTACGATACTTACAGTGCTGATGTTCAGTTTTATGCCGAGGAATTTAATTTATAAGATGCTGTGGTCTTTCTTTATTATCATTATGGGTTTAATGCTAGTATCTACAAGGGTAGGCGTGGGAGCTCATTATCCTCTTGACACTATTGTTGGTGGTATTATAGGTTATATTTCAGGAGTTTTGGGAATACTCTTTAGCCAAAAATATAAAATCTGGAGTTGGATAGCTGATAAGAAGTATTCTCCCATTTTTATGGTACTATTTACAGCTTGTATCATCATTATTTCAAAAAATATCTTTACCGAAGGCTTAGTGGTGTTTTATCTCCCACTGGTGTGTTTAGCAATATCATTATTTAAAATAGGATTTCTCTATGTTAAAAAGTAGTTTAAAAGTAACTCACTTCGCACTTTTGATGAGTGTGTTACATTTGTTATTATTTCACATTCCGTTTTACACTTATGTGGTTAATAATATAGATTATACAAGTTTTAATGGAGTGCTGCTTATTGCAAGTTTAGTGGTGGTAATGGTAGTGGCTAATTTTTTTGCATTCTATTTATTTTTGTATTTATCACGCTTTGTGGGTAAGTTTTTATTAGTGTTATTCTTCCTTATCAATGCGGTTTCAGTCTATTTTATCACTACTTATGGTGTGATTATAGACGAAAGTATGATAAGCAATGTATTTAATACCAATTATGAAGAGTCTAGTAGTTTCTTTTCAATTAAGTTGGTGTTGTATTTAGTTCTGTTAGGCATTTTGCCGAGTATTTATATTGTTAGGACTAAAATTATCCCAAGCACCTTCAAGCAGTTTGCTAAGACGATGGCGAT
Coding sequences within:
- a CDS encoding phosphatase PAP2 family protein, producing the protein MVMNTNVVKNQSKVVVSFLYLPAALLLMIVLWLWSQNALSIIGYTEIQKEVFLYINHQLGQYPSLMINLTQFGNALVFLSCLSIFIIYAPKLWEALISASLVSLLFSKGLKNLFSVPRPAAMFDVDTFIIVGEKLTGHSSLPSGHSITVFTILTVLMFSFMPRNLIYKMLWSFFIIIMGLMLVSTRVGVGAHYPLDTIVGGIIGYISGVLGILFSQKYKIWSWIADKKYSPIFMVLFTACIIIISKNIFTEGLVVFYLPLVCLAISLFKIGFLYVKK